One Camelina sativa cultivar DH55 chromosome 3, Cs, whole genome shotgun sequence genomic window carries:
- the LOC104776962 gene encoding probable WRKY transcription factor 65 → MKRGLDQMARSYNDHESSQETGPESPNSSTFNDMKAIISSHSPKRSRRSVEKRVVNVPMKEMEGSRHKGDTTPPSDSWAWRKYGQKPIKGSPYPRGYYRCSSTKGCPARKQVERSRDDPTMILITYTSEHNHPWPLTSSSRNGPKTKPEPKPEPEREVEREVEPEVEEEDNKFMVLGREIETTPSCVDEFAWFTEMETTSSTILESPIFSSEKKTAVSAAADDVAVFFPLGEEDESLFADLGELPECSVVFRHRSSVVGSQVEIF, encoded by the exons atgaagCGAGGTCTAGATCAGATGGCGAGAAGCTACAATGATCATGAAAGCAGTCAAGAAACCGGACCCGAGTCACCAAATTCTTCAACCTTCAACGATATGAAAGCTATTATCTCTTCTCATTCACCTAAAAGAAG TAGGAGATCCGTAGAGAAGAGAGTAGTGAACGTACCGATGAAAGAAATGGAAGGATCTCGGCACAAAGGAGACACAACTCCGCCGTCAGATTCATGGGCATGGCGCAAGTACGGCCAAAAGCCTATTAAGGGATCTCCTTACCCAAGAGGTTATTACCGCTGTAGTAGCACCAAAGGTTGTCCGGCTAGGAAGCAAGTCGAAAGAAGCAGAGACGATCCAACGATGATCCTCATCACTTACACTTCTGAGCATAACCATCCTTGGCCTCTCACGTCTTCCTCTAGAAATGGACCTAAAACAAAACCCGAGCCCAAACCCGAACCAGAGCGTGAGGTGGAGCGTGAGGTGGAGCCAGAGGTGGAGGAAGAGGATAATAAGTTTATGGTTCTTGGAAGGGAGATTGAAACAACTCCGTCATGTGTGGACGAGTTCGCGTGGTTTACGGAGATGGAGACAACGTCTTCGACGATTCTTGAAAGTCCGATATTCTCATCGGAGAAAAAGACTGCTGTCTCGGCTGCTGCGGATGACGTTGCGGTGTTCTTTCCGTTGGGAGAAGAGGATGAGTCTTTGTTCGCCGATCTCGGCGAGTTGCCGGAGTGTTCGGTGGTGTTTCGTCACCGGAGTAGCGTAGTTGGGTCACAAGTCGAGATCTTTTGA